One Anser cygnoides isolate HZ-2024a breed goose chromosome 4, Taihu_goose_T2T_genome, whole genome shotgun sequence genomic region harbors:
- the KLHL5 gene encoding kelch-like protein 5 isoform X2, which translates to MEPCTSDEFFQALNHAEQTFKKMENYLRHKQLCDVVLVAGDRRIPAHRLVLSSVSDYFAAMFTNDVREARQEEIKMEGVEPNALWALVQYAYTGRLELKEDNIECLLSTACLLQLSQVVEACCKFLMKQLHPSNCLGIRSFADAQGCTDLHKVAHNYTMENFMEVIRNQEFLLLPATEIAKLLASDDMNIPNEETILNALLTWVRHDLEQRRKDLSKLLAYIRLPLLAPQFLADMENNALFRDDIECQKLIMEAMKYHLLPERRPMLQSPRTKPRKSTVGVLFAVGGMDATKGATSIEKYELRTNMWTPVANMNGRRLQFGVAVLDDKLYVVGGRDGLKTLNTVECYNPRTKTWSVMPPMSTHRHGLGVAVLEGPMYAVGGHDGWSYLNTVERWDPQARQWNFVASMSTPRSTVGVAILNGKLYAVGGRDGSSCLKSVECFDPHTNKWTLCAQMSKRRGGVGVTTWNGFLYAIGGHDAPASNLTSRLSDCVERYDPKTDMWTAVASMSISRDAVGVCLLGDKLYAVGGYDGQTYLNTVESYDPQTNEWTQVAPLCLGRAGACVVTVKL; encoded by the exons ATGGAGCCCTGTACATCAGATGAGTTTTTTCAGGCTCTCAATCACGCtgaacaaacttttaaaaagatggagaattATCTAAGACACAAACAGCTATGTGATGTGGTGTTAGTTGCTGGTGATCGGAGAATTCCTGCTCACAG ATTGGTTCTCTCATCTGTTTCGGACTACTTTGCAGCGATGTTTACCAATGATGTAAGGGAAGCAAGACAGGAGGAAATCAAGATGGAAGGTGTGGAGCCAAATGCATTGTGGGCTCTGGTTCAATATGCATATACAG GTCGCCTTGAATTAAAAGAAGATAATATTGAGTGCCTGTTGTCTACAGCTTGCCTTCTTCAGCTCTCTCAGGTTGTAGAAGCATGCTGTAAATTCCTCATGAAGCAGCTTCACCCGTCCAATTGCCTTGGAATCCGATCTTTTGCTGATGCGCAGGGTTGCACTGACTTGCACAAAGTGGCTCACAATTACACTATG gaaaatttcATGGAAGTAATTAGAAACCAGGAATTTCTGCTATTGCCAGCCACCGAAATTGCAAAGCTTTTGGCAAGTGATGACATGAATATTCCTAATGAAGAAACTATATTGAATGCACTACTTACATGGGTTCGACATGATTTGGAACAGAGAAGGAAGGATCTCAGTAAACTCCTGGCTTACATTAGACTGCCTCTGCTTGCTCCACAG TTTCTGGCAGATATGGAAAATAATGCACTCTTTAGGGATGACATTGAGTGTCAAAAACTCATTATGGAAGCAATGAAGTACCATCTGTTGCCAGAGAGACGGCCTATGTTGCAAAGTCCTCGCACCAAACCTAGAAAATCTACAGTGGGAGTGTTGTTTGCTGTTGGAGGAATGGATGCAACAAAAG GAGCTACAAGCATTGAAAAGTATGAACTTCGTACCAACATGTGGACTCCCGTTGCAAACATGAATGGACGAAGACTACAGTTTGGAGTTGCAGTCTTAGATGATAAATTGTATGTTGTTGGTGGCAGAGACGGACTGAAAACATTGAATACTGTGGAGTGCTACAACCCTAGAACGAAAACTTGGAGTGTAATGCCACCGATGTCCACACATCGTCATGGTCTTG GAGTAGCCGTATTGGAAGGTCCCATGTACGCTGTAGGAGGACATGATGGCTGGAGCTACCTGAACACGGTAGAAAGATGGGATCCACAGGCTCGTCAGTGGAACTTTGTAGCTAGTATGTCAACTCCAAGGAGCACTGTTGGTGTAGCAATATTAAATGGAAA GCTTTATGCAGTTGGTGGTCGAGATGGAAGTTCTTGTCTTAAGTCGGTAGAATGTTTTGATCCTCATACAAACAAATGGACTCTCTGTGCTCAAATGTCAAAAAGAAGAGGTGGTGTAGGTGTAACCACTTGGAATGGGTTCTTGTATGCAATAGGTGGTCATGATGCCCCAGCATCAAACTTAACATCCAGGCTGTCAGACTGCGTAGAAAG GTATGATCCAAAAACAGATATGTGGACTGCTGTGGCCTCTATGAGCATTAGCAGAGATGCAGTGGGAGTATGTCTTCTTGGTGACAAGTTGTATGCTGTTGGAGGATATGATGGTCAAACATACCTTAATACAGTGGAGTCTTATGATCCCCAGACAAATGAATGGACACAG GTTGCACCATTGTGCTTAGGAAGAGCTGGAGCATGTGTTGTGACTGTAAAACTATAA